The genome window GCGGGATAGCCCGACACGAAGCTGCCCGGTCCGGTGGAATTGGGAATCCCCGTCTGCGCGGTGGCGATCGTGCCCTTGCCGATCGTGATGTGCCCGGCGACCCCGACCTGCCCGGCGAGCACGACGTCATCTTCCACCGTGGAGCTGCCCGCGATGCCGGTCTGCGCCGCGAACAGCACGCGTTCACCCACGCGCACCCCGTGGGCGATCTGCACGAGGTTGTCGATCTTGCTGCCCGCGCCGATCCGGGTCTCCCCGACGGCCGGCCGGTCCACGCACGTCCCCGCGCCCAGCTCCACGTCGTCTTCGATCACGACCGTGCCGTTCTGCGGGATCTTGTAGTGCGTGCCGTCCTTCCGCCGCGCGAACCCGTAGCCGTCGCTGCCGATCACGACGCCGCCGTGGAGGATCACGCGGTCGCCAATCGTCACGCGCTCGCGAATCGCCACGTGCGAGTAGATGATGCAGTCGCGCCCGAGGCGGGTGCCCGCGCCAATCGCGGTGTGGGAGTGGATGACGGTGTGGTCGCCGATGACCGCGCCGTCGCCGATGGCGACAAACGGCCCGACGGCGACGTGCTTCCCGAACTGCACGTCGCGCCCGATCGCGCTGCACGCGTCGACGCCCGGCGGGGGATGCGGCACGTGCGCGAACAGCTCGAGGGCGCGGGCGAACGCCACGTAGGGCTCCGGGGTGCGCAGGGCGGCGCAGGGCGGCGCCGGCGCCTTCTCGTCGAGGATGACCGCGGAGGCGCGCGTCGCGGCCAGCGCGCGCAGGTACTTCGGGTTGGCGATGAAGCTGACCTCGCCCGGCTGCGCCTGTTCGATGCCGGCGGCGCCGGTGATCTCGACGACCCCGTCCCCTTCGAGACGGCAGCCAAGACGTTGGGCAAGGTCCTTGAGGGTCAACGCGCCGAGTATATCGCGGGTCACGAGACCCGCTCGACAAAGGCCGCCAGGTGTTCGAGGTGCAACCGCGCCTCGATGGCGCGAAGCCGCTCGCGGCGCTGGGGACCGCCGGCGGCGATTGCCTCGCGCACCTCCCGCAGTTCCGCGCGCGGCCGCAGCTCCCACGCGGTCGCGTCGAGCCCCTGCCGCGCGCCGCGCATCGACAGATAGTGCCCCACGAAGCGGAACGCGAAGTAGTACGCGATGACGTTGGGGCCCGGCACCAGCATGAACACACCCGAGCCGATGAAGCCGAGCAGGTCGATGATGAACCAGCGCCGGTGCTTGTCGTAGTCG of Acidobacteriota bacterium contains these proteins:
- the lpxD gene encoding UDP-3-O-(3-hydroxymyristoyl)glucosamine N-acyltransferase; the encoded protein is MTLKDLAQRLGCRLEGDGVVEITGAAGIEQAQPGEVSFIANPKYLRALAATRASAVILDEKAPAPPCAALRTPEPYVAFARALELFAHVPHPPPGVDACSAIGRDVQFGKHVAVGPFVAIGDGAVIGDHTVIHSHTAIGAGTRLGRDCIIYSHVAIRERVTIGDRVILHGGVVIGSDGYGFARRKDGTHYKIPQNGTVVIEDDVELGAGTCVDRPAVGETRIGAGSKIDNLVQIAHGVRVGERVLFAAQTGIAGSSTVEDDVVLAGQVGVAGHITIGKGTIATAQTGIPNSTGPGSFVSGYPAVPNREWLKSSAVIRKLPELRKQVQDLERRLAGLESELARVRGEE